Genomic window (Gemmatimonadaceae bacterium):
CTTCGGCAACGGTCACCGGGGCGGGCGCTGCCAGTCGCCCGTGAAAAAGGGTTCCGTCCTCGAGGAGGAGGAACCCTGGAAGGTCTGCGTGAGCGGTCACGTCGCGGAGTGAACTACTGCTTCGGAGTCGACGGGGCTGGGGCCGGCGTGGCCGGCGCCTTCTCCAGCGGAACGACGGGCGCGGTGGCCGGAGCCTGGTTCTTCGTGGCCGGCGCGGTGGGCGCCGCGCCCGACAGCGGCGTGTCGAGCACCGACTTCGGCACGCGCGTACGCACCGACATCAGCTGCAACACGAACGCCAGGAGCAGGAAGACGCCGCCCCCCCACCAACTCACCTTCGTGAGGAGGTTGCCGGCCTGTCGCGACCCGATGAGCGAGTCGGACGAGGACGACGTTCCGCCGAAAGAAGCGGCGAGGCCGCCTCCCTTCCCCGACTGCAGGAGAATCGCCGTGATCACGGCGAAGCTGACGAGGATGAGGATGATCAGGAGAAAGGTGTACATGCGCGCGGCGCTGAAAGGGGCTCGTTCGTGCTAAGCACGGAATATTGAACCACTTACAGACATGAATCAAGTGCGAACGATGGACGACCATCCTTCGGCATCCAGCGAAGCGCCGCCCACCAGCAACCCATCCACCTCGCTGGCGTCGAGCAGGGCCGCGGCGTTGCCCCGGTTCGCGCTCCCGCCATAGAGAATCGGGATCGCCTTGGCCCGCTCTCCCAGCAGCCCGACCAGGTCCTGACGGATGAGCAGGTGGATCGCCGACGCGTCGTCCGGCGTCGCCGTGCGCCCGGTCCCGATGGCCCACACCGGCTCGTAGGCGATCAGCATTCCCGCCACCTGATTCGGTTCGATGAGCGAGATCCCCGCGCGCAGCTGCCGCAGGACGACCGTCTCGGTCTCTCCCGACTCGCGCTGCGCCAGCGTCTCTCCCACGCACAGCACGGGGGCGAGCCCTGCCTTGACCGCGGCGGCGACCTTCCTGGCCGTCTCCTCGTCGGTCTCGCCGAAGACGTGCCGGCGCTCCGAATGCCCGACCAGGACACAGGTGGCGCCGGCGTCGCGCGCCATTCCCGCCGAGAGTTCGCCGGTGAAGGCGCCCTTGTCTTCCCAGTAGATGTTCTGCACACCAACCAGGATGTCCTGCCGATCCTTGAGCATCTCCAGCACCGTGGTCAGCGTGACCGCGGGTGGGAAGAAGATGACCTGCCGGTCGGTGCGTCGTGCGTAGTGCGCCAGGAACGAGCGCAAGAAGGCCCGGGCATCGCTCGGGCCATGGTTCATCTTCCAGTTGGCGGCAAAGACAGGGTGCTGCATGGGCCTCACTTGTCGTCCAGCGCGTCGACTCCAGGGAGCAACTTTCCTTCGAGGAACTCCAGCGAGGCGCCGCCACCGGTCGAGACGTGACTCATCGCTGACTCCAACCCGGCTTCCGCGACCGCCGCGGCGGAATCACCGCCGCCCACGATGGTCGTGGCGCCGTTCTTCGTCGCTTCGGCCATGGCCTTGGCGATTGCCAGCGTCCCCTGGTCGAACGGGGGATTCTCGAAGACCCCCATGGGTCCGTTCCAGAGCACCGTCTTGGCCGACCGGATGGCGCGCGCGTACGACTCCATCGTTTCCGGCCCGATGTCGTACATGGCCTCGTTGGCCGGGATGGCGTCTCGTTTGGTGGCGTGCGCCGCTGCGCCGTTGTCGATGGCGGTGGAGACCACCGCGTCGTGCGGGAGGGTGAGCCTGTAGCCGGCGCGCTCCACCAGCGACGCGGCGAGTTCGACCCGATCGGGCTCGACGAGCGACGTGCCCGTCTCGAGCCCCATCGCCTTGAAGAAGGTGCAGGCCATGGCGCCACCGATCAGGAGCCCGTCCACCTTGGGAAGGAGCGCCTCGATCACGTCGATCTTGCCCGACACCTTGGCGCCGCCGAGGATGGCGATGAACGGCCGCCTGGGCTCCGCCACCGCTGTTCCGAGGTAGTCGAGTTCCTTCTCCATCAGGAAGCCGGCAACCGCGGGTTTGAGGTAGGCGGTCACGCCGGCGGTGGACGAATGCGCGCGATGCGCCGACCCGAAGGCGTCGTTGACATAGAGGTCGCCGAGCCTGGCGAACGCCTGCGAGAGCGCGTCGTCGTTCTTCTCCTCGCCCTTGTGGAAGCGCGTGTTCTCGAGGAGAAGTATCTCG
Coding sequences:
- a CDS encoding triose-phosphate isomerase; this translates as MQHPVFAANWKMNHGPSDARAFLRSFLAHYARRTDRQVIFFPPAVTLTTVLEMLKDRQDILVGVQNIYWEDKGAFTGELSAGMARDAGATCVLVGHSERRHVFGETDEETARKVAAAVKAGLAPVLCVGETLAQRESGETETVVLRQLRAGISLIEPNQVAGMLIAYEPVWAIGTGRTATPDDASAIHLLIRQDLVGLLGERAKAIPILYGGSANRGNAAALLDASEVDGLLVGGASLDAEGWSSIVRT
- the secG gene encoding preprotein translocase subunit SecG, with the translated sequence MYTFLLIILILVSFAVITAILLQSGKGGGLAASFGGTSSSSDSLIGSRQAGNLLTKVSWWGGGVFLLLAFVLQLMSVRTRVPKSVLDTPLSGAAPTAPATKNQAPATAPVVPLEKAPATPAPAPSTPKQ
- a CDS encoding phosphoglycerate kinase; this encodes MNKKTIRDLPDAQLKGRRVLVRVDFNVPLDDAGNVTDDTRIVAALPTLEYLAERGARVVLLSHLGRPKGGPDPKYSLAPAARQLARRTRFTVRFHASSADDSAVAATQALGDGEILLLENTRFHKGEEKNDDALSQAFARLGDLYVNDAFGSAHRAHSSTAGVTAYLKPAVAGFLMEKELDYLGTAVAEPRRPFIAILGGAKVSGKIDVIEALLPKVDGLLIGGAMACTFFKAMGLETGTSLVEPDRVELAASLVERAGYRLTLPHDAVVSTAIDNGAAAHATKRDAIPANEAMYDIGPETMESYARAIRSAKTVLWNGPMGVFENPPFDQGTLAIAKAMAEATKNGATTIVGGGDSAAAVAEAGLESAMSHVSTGGGASLEFLEGKLLPGVDALDDK